The proteins below come from a single Drosophila teissieri strain GT53w chromosome 3L, Prin_Dtei_1.1, whole genome shotgun sequence genomic window:
- the LOC122615900 gene encoding MICAL-like protein 1, giving the protein MSDRRGIKVGTGTKALEYWCRVVTQGYKGVKVENMTTSWRNGLAFCAIIHHFRPDLIDFDRLRADDIYENNDLAFTTAEKYLGIPALLDAADMVSYEVPDRLSILTYLSQFYKVLGKSLKHPKPEEPLGEESEPPQKVMHIVGMPRRDKCQKCDLPVFLAERVLVGKRAYHRTCLKCARCSSLLTPGSFYETEVNNIYCCETCPDEESEPESDIIKLKTTTADSTNDQQMVATNSDYSEDKQEEVEDNDIRTADKPEISQPPSNKDEQNNEITISPVKPILSEEPKISSAPLDEEDGGLLEQNDQPTNSPVKPAIPEKPKIFTLPLGAQHGDLEQNNELAVSPEKPVPQAEAKVSTISVDLKDDSLVVDAIPPDSLDKPEPISSNNTPDVLIPQSQEDTIPEMDTEEAIKPEDIISPPTENEIFSETESCSKQEGDIAKETDLGSPKEKVNETKAAEADYPEDLNPFKDDDDLSKGANPFDSSDDEVELLKSIPSQQSRGTILKRDKVVPPRPPPPKIGLAIPKPSEEPHSSPTLSQGKKMPMPTPRISISKAQTPAKPMHQGQKSNISSSSSEHLDNMRTFDRGADDRGSSISLPSTNGPRKPLRASMGSPLRSEESSPTTSLSSITSPMRKKRQAPLPPKQTDFESDPGFSKLSDEQKARLHTQHKAPSLGDSTRRLIPLDQSLLSDEATESSNYEESLSTSNADEEVNVVYRRILVPPTQPESTIERSKEDQKSPIVYNDFDINVSPLGHNKSTHGKWKRRKGPAPAVPIPPRKVLQRLPLQEIRHEFEIIAVQQLGLEKQGVILEKMIRDRCERSLDAAEADGPESAEVLTNSKEVEDLILQLFELVNEKNELFRRQAELMYLRRQHRLEQEQADIEHEIRVLMGQPEHNKTDSDKAHEEVLINRLVKVVEMRNEVIDSLETDRVREAREDMSIKNRLHIYNSEREEPQGDPKSADKSSKKLSKKERKKLKEENKLGKGKKSDLDKDVDESEQAPALEKVKKKRNLFFLKM; this is encoded by the coding sequence ATGTCTGATCGTCGTGGCATAAAAGTTGGAACTGGTACGAAGGCTTTGGAGTACTGGTGCCGAGTGGTGACCCAAGGATATAAAGGAGTCAAGGTGGAGAACATGACCACTTCCTGGCGAAATGGACTTGCCTTCTGCGCCATTATACATCACTTTCGACCGGACCTGATAGACTTCGACCGACTGAGGGCAGATGATATCTATGAGAACAATGATTTGGCCTTTACAACGGCCGAGAAATACTTGGGAATTCCCGCACTGCTGGATGCAGCTGACATGGTTTCGTATGAAGTACCTGACAGACTCTCCATACTAACGTATTTATCCCAGTTTTACAAGGTGCTGGGCAAGAGCCTGAAGCATCCGAAGCCAGAGGAGCCACTTGGCGAGGAGAGTGAGCCTCCGCAGAAGGTGATGCACATTGTTGGAATGCCCCGACGTGATAAGTGCCAGAAATGCGACCTTCCCGTTTTTCTCGCCGAAAGGGTCCTCGTTGGCAAACGGGCTTATCATCGCACATGCTTGAAATGTGCGAGATGTTCCTCATTACTCACACCCGGGAGTTTTTATGAAACGGAAGTCAATAATATATACTGTTGCGAGACTTGCCCCGATGAAGAAAGTGAACCGGAATCTgacattattaaattaaagacAACCACGGCTGATTCTACTAATGATCAGCAAATGGTGGCAACAAATTCTGATTACTCTGAAGATAAACAAGAAGAAGTGGAAGATAACGATATACGTACTGCTGATAAGCCTGAAATCAGTCAACCGCCGTCCAACAAAGatgaacaaaataatgaaataactaTTAGTCCAGTAAAGCCTATCTTATCAGAGGAACCCAAAATCTCTTCTGCTCCACTAGACGAAGAAGATGGTGGCCTTCTTGAGCAAAATGATCAACCAACAAATAGTCCTGTTAAGCCCGCTATACCAGAGAAACCAAAAATTTTTACTCTTCCGCTTGGCGCACAACATGGTGACCTTGAACAAAACAATGAACTGGCTGTTAGTCCTGAAAAGCCTGTGCCACAAGCGGAAGCTAAGGTTTCTACGATTTCAGTAGATCTAAAAGATGACAGCCTTGTTGTAGATGCAATACCCCCCGATAGTTTAGATAAACCAGAACCTATTAGTTCCAACAATACACCAGATGTACTCATTCCACAATCACAAGAAGATACAATTCCCGAAATGGACACTGAAGAAGCCATTAAACCAGAAGACATTATAAGCCCTCCtacagaaaatgaaattttctcAGAAACAGAAAGCTGCTCTAAGCAGGAAGGTGATATCGCAAAAGAAACGGATCTCGGGTCTCCCAAGGAGAAAGTTAATGAGACAAAAGCAGCTGAAGCTGACTACCCAGAGGACTTAAATCCTTttaaagatgatgatgatttatCCAAAGGTGCAAATCCATTTGACAGCTCCGACGATGAAGTGGAGCTTCTAAAATCCATTCCATCCCAACAAAGCAGAGGCACAATATTAAAAAGAGACAAAGTCGTACCGCCCCGTCCACCGCCACCTAAAATTGGCCTAGCCATTCCCAAACCGTCAGAGGAACCACATTCCAGCCCCACACTTTCGCAAGGAAAaaaaatgccaatgccaacaCCTAGAATATCTATATCAAAAGCCCAGACTCCAGCAAAACCAATGCATCAAGGCCAGAAAAGTAATATTTCCTCTTCATCTTCGGAGCATTTGGATAACATGAGAACGTTCGATCGCGGAGCAGATGATCGTGGCTCAAGCATCTCCTTGCCATCTACAAATGGGCCTCGCAAGCCACTTCGTGCCTCAATGGGGAGTCCACTCCGAAGCGAAGAATCGAGTCCCACCACCAGTCTTAGCTCTATTACTTCCCCGATGCGGAAGAAACGCCAGGCACCTTTGCCCCCAAAACAGACGGACTTTGAGAGTGATCCTGGATTTTCAAAGTTATCGGACGAACAAAAGGCACGACTGCACACTCAGCACAAGGCACCAAGTCTTGGCGATTCAACTAGAAGATTAATACCACTTGACCAGAGTTTGCTATCCGATGAGGCAACCGAGTCGAGTAATTACGAAGAGAGCTTAAGCACATCCAATGCCGACGAGGAGGTAAATGTGGTATACCGGCGCATTTTGGTGCCGCCAACTCAGCCCGAAAGCACTATTGAACGAAGCAAAGAGGATCAAAAGTCGCCTATTGTTTATAACGACTTTGATATAAACGTAAGCCCCTTGGGGCACAATAAATCCACTCATGGGAAATGGAAGAGGCGAAAGGGACCAGCTCCTGCGGTTCCAATACCACCACGCAAAGTCTTACAAAGGCTTCCGCTGCAAGAAATTCGCCACGAATTCGAAATTATTGCCGTACAACAGCTGGGTCTGGAGAAACAAGGCGTTATTCTGGAGAAAATGATTAGGGATCGCTGTGAGCGTTCCTTGGACGCCGCCGAAGCTGATGGTCCCGAATCCGCAGAAGTACTGACCAACTCAAAGGAAGTGGAAGATCTTATATTGCAACTGTTTGAGCTGGTCAACGAGAAAAACGAATTGTTCCGCAGGCAAGCGGAGCTGATGTACCTTCGCCGCCAGCATCGCTTGGAACAGGAGCAAGCGGACATAGAGCATGAAATACGAGTATTAATGGGGCAACCGGAGCACAACAAAACGGATTCGGATAAAGCCCATGAGGAAGTATTAATTAATCGCCTTGTGAAGGTGGTTGAAATGCGTAACGAAGTAATTGATAGCCTAGAGACTGACCGGGTTCGCGAGGCGCGAGAGGATATGAGCATCAAGAATCGACTCCATATCTACAATTCCGAGCGCGAGGAACCACAAGGCGATCCGAAAAGCGCTGATAAATCATCCAAAAAGTTGTCCAAAAAGGAGCGAAAAAAACTTAAGGAGGAAAATAAGTTGGGCAAGGGCAAAAAGTCAGATCTCGATAAGGACGTCGATGAGTCTGAACAGGCACCAGCTTTggaaaaagttaaaaagaagCGAAACTTGTTCTTTCTGAAAATGTAG
- the LOC122615825 gene encoding protein-S-isoprenylcysteine O-methyltransferase produces MCAKSRVPAPGTGGSSLCSEGRISLYCFVITAALVLIPSVPQILYGMVPQVWGAVLWGPFLYYALINMIIRFVLRNHDYQVAIRASFLGFAMAVSVLVICFAPTEWQQFGVYGCFMSLFHYSEFLVIAFANPRTLSLDSFMLNHSVHYGLAAAASWIEFSLEVYFLPQFKRYGYIWLAGVVLCALGEVVRKAAIITAGRSFTHLVQNEKHSDHRLITSGIYAHCRHPSYVGWFWWSIGTQIVLLNPICICIYTLVSWLFFHDRIYVEEYSLLNFFQSDYVRYQKRVPTGLPFIRGYLID; encoded by the exons ATGTGTGCAAAAAGCCGAGTCCCTGCTCCTGGGACCGGAGGATCCAGCCTGTGTTCCGAAGGCCGCATCAGTTTATATTGTTTTGTGATCACCGCAGCTCTAGTCCTGATCCCCTCGGTGCCTCAGATCCTTTATGGGATGGTGCCACAAGTGTGGGGCGCCGTGCTCTGGGGTCCTTTTCTTTACTACGCCCTGATTAACATGATAATACGGTTTGTGCTGAGGAACCATGACTACCAG GTGGCCATTAGGGCATCCTTCCTAGGCTTTGCCATGGCCGTGAGTGTGCTGGTCATCTGTTTTGCTCCCACCGAATGGCAGCAGTTTGGCGTCTACGGCTGCTTCATGTCCCTCTTCCACTACTCGGAGTTCCTCGTTATCGCCTTCGCTAATCCTCGCACTCTTAGTCTCGACTCCTTCATGCTGAATCACTCCGTGCACTACGGACTGGCTGCGGCAGCCAGCTGGATTGAGTTCTCACTAGAGGTGTACTTCCTTCCGCAGTTCAAGAGATACGGATACATATGGCTGGCGGGCGTGGTCCTGTGCGCGCTGGGCGAAGTGGTTCGCAAGGCAGCCATCATCACAGCTGGTCGCAGCTTCACTCACTTG GTCCAAAACGAGAAACACTCGGATCACAGGCTGATAACAAGCGGGATCTACGCACACTGCCGTCACCCGTCATATGTCGGTTGGTTTTGGTGGTCCATCGGCACCCAGATTGTGCTGTTGAATCCCATATGCATCTGCATTTACACACTGGTCAGCTGGCTGTTCTTCCACGATCGCATCTACGTCGAGGAGTACTCCCTGCTCAACTTCTTCCAGTCCGACTATGTGCGCTATCAGAAGCGGGTACCAACGGGCCTGCCCTTCATCCGGGGCTATCTGATCGATTAG
- the LOC122615824 gene encoding adenosine kinase isoform X1 yields the protein MCDRISSNIREGILVGCGNPLLDISAVVPLDFLQRYSMNEDDAILAEDRHMPIYGELVEGYQAEFLAGGSVQNSLRIAQWILRQPRVAVFFGCVGEDRYAGILKEKAQAAGLDVHYQVKQDVPTGTCAVLITGTHRSLCANLAAANNFTIDHLEEPSNKALVDNAQYYYISGFFLTVNPPSIMQVAATAHAKQRPFLMNLSAPFISQFYMAPLLAALPYVDIIFGNEAEAQAFAEAQQWPSGDLREIGKRLVAMEKKNPTRPRIAILTQGCDPVLLIQQDSVQEFPVTKLAVHEIVDTNGAGDAFVGGFLSQFVQGKSLDVCIRCGNYAAGHIIKNPGCTYTGEPEFVE from the exons ATGTGCGATCGTATCAGCAGTAACATTAG AGAAGGAATCCTGGTCGGATGCGGCAATCCGCTGCTGGACATCTCCGCCGTTGTTCCCCTGGACTTCCTGCAGAGGTACTCTATGAACGAGGATGATGCGATCCTGGCCGAGGACCGACACATGCCCATTTACGGGGAGCTGGTCGAAGGCTACCAGGCGGAGTTCCTGGCAGGCGGATCCGTGCAAAATTCTCTAAGGATTGCCCAATGGATTCTGCGTCAACCCAGGGTTGCAGTGTTCTTCGGCTGTGTCGGCGAGGATAGGTACGCCGGTATCTTGAAGGAGAAGGCGCAAGCCGCCGGACTAGATGTCCACTACCAGGTGAAGCAGGACGTGCCCACGGGTACCTGCGCTGTACTGATCACCGGCACTCACCGATCGCTCTGCGCTAATCTGGCGGCGGCCAACAACTTTACCATCGATCACCTGGAGGAGCCCAGCAACAAGGCTCTGGTGGATAACGCCCAGTACTACTACATTTCG GGCTTCTTCCTCACTGTGAACCCGCCCAGCATTATGCAGGTGGCGGCCACCGCCCACGCCAAACAGCGACCGTTCCTAATGAACCTCAGCGCACCATTCATATCGCAATTCTACATGGCACCGCTGCTGGCCGCCCTGCCATACGTGGACATCATCTTTGGCAACGAGGCGGAGGCTCAAGCCTTCGCCGAGGCCCAGCAGTGGCCCAGCGGGGACCTGCGCGAGATTGGCAAGCGACTGGTGGCGATGGAGAAGAAAAACCCGACGCGGCCGCGCATTGCCATCCTCACGCAGGGCTGCGATCCTGTGCTGCTCATCCAGCAGGATTCGGTGCAGGAGTTCCCGGTCACGAAATTGGCGGTGCATGAGATTGTCGATACCAATGGCGCTGGGGATGCATTCGTTGGAGGTTTCCTCTCGCAGTTTGTGCAGGGCAAGTCGCTGGACGTCTGCATCAGGTGCGGAAACTATGCAGCCGGGCACATTATCAAGAATCCGGGATGCACATACACCGGCGAACCGGAGTTCGTCGAGTAA
- the LOC122616855 gene encoding cullin homolog 1: MNRQKRERHHYESMWDNMDTTRELLKQIFDENIFDSQQILKFHAHVYDFCSGLVRNTNFPYQDAGGHLYEGLTNYLDIRLQNIAKDMENQVYDDDLIAKYAEHWVHYQKSCEILDHGCLYLNRNWVKRERFEGKKYIQPVYRLAMIRWKELVFGPIDTSLVNAITLLLRQKPSDNTKSLVYQVLQSIVELYANDENQRVPVHSKLDNVFIEEVVGFYKSTTMAEFQRIIVSNYYANFKHFLKYACLAMPEIVDGVQFKAILKRHLVSQVQEAIAKSLTGKDYIQAILGFCHSTLARAMHDHKTLVAIVDMVCKDAINKMDQKINPIRLIVEYANELMTKKPVSEKAFIDELRRIAEIVEFLNEKDIFIHWYCNALRTRQIKETSTSDGYESTMISLLNKRFGEKFTEPLRNQLNELEKSRIYQRQFKDHLNSKGVQLGFDFRPKCFMLKGGIQNFKFTLPDELQQAWGEFCLFFEHRNEHDERNENHRRKKIEFNNTLSSGVIYCHLNKSVHTLEVSTLQMAVLLLFNRHERITEEDMAISLGVEMETLKAALEHLKRREFLIYSGTLVEVNMNFTNRKRRLNFNIDTIKTRKIEVNSGELKIKRSHIMDAAIVRILKKNKELKHSQLIIAVFEELKNQFTPQKCFIEERLEALLKKGVPDIERCGPENMSYRYV; the protein is encoded by the exons ATGAACCGCCAGAAAAGAGAGCGCCATCACTACGAATCTATGTGGGACAACATGGATACGACGCGCGAGTTACTAAAGCAGATCTTCgatgaaaacatttttgatagCCAGCAGATATTGAAATTCCACGCCCACGTCTACGATTTTTGCTCGGGCTTGGTGCGCAACACGAATTTTCCTTACCAAGATGCCGGAGGCCATCTTTACGAAGGGCTGACCAACTACCTGGATATACGGCTGCAGAACATAGCGAAGGATATGGAGAACCAAGTGTACGACGACGACCTGATCGCCAAATATGCAGAGCACTGGGTGCATTACCAGAAGTCATGCGAGATACTGGACCACGGTTGCCTCTACCTCAACCGCAACTGGGTGAAACGGGAGCGGTTTGAGGGAAAGAAATATATTCAACCGGTGTATCGCTTGGCCATGATTCGCTGGAAGGAACTGGTCTTTGGTCCCATTGACACGTCTCTGGTCAATGCCATTACGCTGCTTTTGAGGCAAAAGCCCAGTGATAACACTAAGTCATTGGTGTACCAGGTGCTCCAATCCATTGTAGAGCTGTACGCCAACGATGAGAATCAACGCGTTCCAGTGCATTCCAAGCTCGACAACGTTTTCATTGAGGAGGTGGTGGGTTTCTACAAGTCAACGACCATGGCCGAATTCCAAAGGATCATCGTATCCAATTACTACGCCAATTTTAAGCACTTCCTTAAGTACGCATGTCTAGCCATGCCAGAAATTGTGGATGGAGTTCAATTTAAGGCAATACTAAAAAGACACCTCGTTTCACAGGTGCAGGAGGCCATTGCGAAATCATTAACAGGCAAGGATTATATCCAAGCCATCTTGGGATTTTGTCATAGTACTTTGGCGCGGGCAATGCATGACCACAAAACCCTCGTGGCTATAGTGGATATGGTGTGCAAGGATGCCATCAACAAAATGGATCAGAAAATTAATCCCATTCGTCTGATTGTCGAATATGCCAACGAACTTATGACGAAAAAACCGGTTTCCGAGAAAGCATTTATTGATGAGCTTAGGCGGATCGCTGAAATCGTGGAGTTCCTGAACGAAAAGGACATATTCATACACTGGTATTGTAACGCACTTCGAACTCGACAAATCAAGGAGACATCCACCTCCGATGGCTATGAGTCCACAATGATTTCGCTTTTGAACAAAAGATTTGGAGAAAAATTTACTGAACCTCTAAGGAACCAGTTAAACGAACTAGAAAAGTCAAGGATATATCAACGTCAGTTTAAAGATCACTTGAATAGCAAGGGGGTCCAGCTAGGATTCGATTTTCGTCCAAAGTGCTTCATGTTAAAAGGTGGTATACAGAATTTTAAGTTCACTTTGCCTGACGAACTACAGCAAGCTTGGGGAGAGTTTTGCCTGTTTTTTGAACATCGCAATGAGCATGATGAGCGCAATGAGAACCATAGGcgcaaaaaaattgaatttaataacaCATTGTCCTCTGGGGTGATATACTGTCATTTAAATAAGTCGGTCCATACTCTTGAGGTGAGCACTTTGCAGATGGCAGTTTTGCTGCTATTCAATCGGCATGAACGAATCACGGAGGAGGACATGGCAATTAGTTTGGGTGTCGAGATGGAAACCCTCAAAGCG gCACTGGAGCACCTGAAAAGGAGAGAGTTTCTGATTTATAGTGGAACCCTTGTGGAAGTAAACATGAACTTTACAAACAGGAAACGGCGCCTTAACTTCAACATCGACACGATCAAAACTAGGAAGATCGAAGTCAACAGCggcgaattaaaaataaagcgaaGCCATATAATGGATGCTGCAATAGTACGCATTTTGAAGAAGAACAAGGAACTTAAACATTCGCAACTAATTATAGCCGTTTTTGAGGAGCTTAAAAATCAGTTTACGCCACAAAAGTGTTTTATAGAGGAAAGACTTGAAGCCTTGCTTAAGAAGGGGGTTCCAGACATTGAACGGTGTGGACCTGAAAATATGTCCTACAGATATGTGTAG
- the LOC122615824 gene encoding adenosine kinase isoform X2, whose product MTSTLQEGILVGCGNPLLDISAVVPLDFLQRYSMNEDDAILAEDRHMPIYGELVEGYQAEFLAGGSVQNSLRIAQWILRQPRVAVFFGCVGEDRYAGILKEKAQAAGLDVHYQVKQDVPTGTCAVLITGTHRSLCANLAAANNFTIDHLEEPSNKALVDNAQYYYISGFFLTVNPPSIMQVAATAHAKQRPFLMNLSAPFISQFYMAPLLAALPYVDIIFGNEAEAQAFAEAQQWPSGDLREIGKRLVAMEKKNPTRPRIAILTQGCDPVLLIQQDSVQEFPVTKLAVHEIVDTNGAGDAFVGGFLSQFVQGKSLDVCIRCGNYAAGHIIKNPGCTYTGEPEFVE is encoded by the exons ATGACGAGCACGCTACA AGAAGGAATCCTGGTCGGATGCGGCAATCCGCTGCTGGACATCTCCGCCGTTGTTCCCCTGGACTTCCTGCAGAGGTACTCTATGAACGAGGATGATGCGATCCTGGCCGAGGACCGACACATGCCCATTTACGGGGAGCTGGTCGAAGGCTACCAGGCGGAGTTCCTGGCAGGCGGATCCGTGCAAAATTCTCTAAGGATTGCCCAATGGATTCTGCGTCAACCCAGGGTTGCAGTGTTCTTCGGCTGTGTCGGCGAGGATAGGTACGCCGGTATCTTGAAGGAGAAGGCGCAAGCCGCCGGACTAGATGTCCACTACCAGGTGAAGCAGGACGTGCCCACGGGTACCTGCGCTGTACTGATCACCGGCACTCACCGATCGCTCTGCGCTAATCTGGCGGCGGCCAACAACTTTACCATCGATCACCTGGAGGAGCCCAGCAACAAGGCTCTGGTGGATAACGCCCAGTACTACTACATTTCG GGCTTCTTCCTCACTGTGAACCCGCCCAGCATTATGCAGGTGGCGGCCACCGCCCACGCCAAACAGCGACCGTTCCTAATGAACCTCAGCGCACCATTCATATCGCAATTCTACATGGCACCGCTGCTGGCCGCCCTGCCATACGTGGACATCATCTTTGGCAACGAGGCGGAGGCTCAAGCCTTCGCCGAGGCCCAGCAGTGGCCCAGCGGGGACCTGCGCGAGATTGGCAAGCGACTGGTGGCGATGGAGAAGAAAAACCCGACGCGGCCGCGCATTGCCATCCTCACGCAGGGCTGCGATCCTGTGCTGCTCATCCAGCAGGATTCGGTGCAGGAGTTCCCGGTCACGAAATTGGCGGTGCATGAGATTGTCGATACCAATGGCGCTGGGGATGCATTCGTTGGAGGTTTCCTCTCGCAGTTTGTGCAGGGCAAGTCGCTGGACGTCTGCATCAGGTGCGGAAACTATGCAGCCGGGCACATTATCAAGAATCCGGGATGCACATACACCGGCGAACCGGAGTTCGTCGAGTAA
- the LOC122616334 gene encoding 10 kDa heat shock protein, mitochondrial, which translates to MATAIKKIIPMLDRILIQRAEALTKTKGGIVLPEKSVGKVLEGTVLAVGPGTRNASTGNHIPIGVKEGDRVLLPEFGGTKVNLEGDQKELFLFRESDILAKLE; encoded by the exons ATG GCCACCGCTATCAAGAAGATCATACCCATGCTGGACCGCATTCTGATCCAGCGGGCCGAGGCGCTGACCAAGACGAAAGGCGGCATCGTTTTGCCAGAGAAATCGGTGGGCAAAGTGCTTGAGGGCACCGTTCTGGCCGTTGGCCCTGGCACCCGCAATGCC TCCACTGGCAACCACATTCCCATTGGCGTGAAGGAGGGCGACCGTGTCCTGCTGCCCGAATTCGGTGGCACCAAGGTGAACCTGGAAGGTGACCAGAAGGAGCTGTTCCTCTTCCGCGAGTCTGACATCCTGGCCAAACTGGAGTAG
- the LOC122615544 gene encoding 40S ribosomal protein S12, whose amino-acid sequence MADVDVDVPSAAPVLDGAMDINTALQEVLKKSLIADGLVHGIHQACKALDKRQAVLCILAESFDEPNYKKLVTALCNEHQIPLIRVDSHKKLGEWSGLCKIDKEGKPRKVCGCSVVVIKDFGEETPALDVVKDHLRQNS is encoded by the exons ATGGCCGACGTTGATGT TGATGTTCCCTCCGCCGCCCCCGTGCTCGATGGCGCCATGGACATTAACACTGCCCTCCAGGAGGTCCTGAAGAAGTCCCTGATCGCCGATGGACTCGTCCATGGCATCCACCAGGCCTGCAAGGCCCTGGACAA GCGTCAGGCTGTCCTGTGCATCCTGGCCGAGTCCTTCGACGAGCCCAACTACAAGAAGCTGGTCACCGCCCTGTGCAACGAGCACCAGATCCCCCTGATCCGCGTGGACTCGCACAAGAAGCTGGGCGAATGGTCCGGTCTGTGCAAGATCGACAAGGAGGGCAAGCCCCGCAAGGTGTGCGGCTGCTCCGTGGTCGTGATCAAGGATTTCGGTGAGGAGACACCCGCTTTGGACGTGGTTAAGGACCATCTCAGGCAGAACAGCTAA
- the LOC122616333 gene encoding 39S ribosomal protein L20, mitochondrial, producing MVFLNLPLLVRARGPDEFWRKRRIFKLAAHYRSRTRNVYSFAIRSVHRALAYATKGRKLKKLDMAQLWSTRVEAGCQQYGVGLETFKDGLARSDILLNKKVLSDLAIWEPRSFEALVKISRERAAVEGMPDIKRRSAFNQVYGLSNLKLD from the exons ATGGTCTTCCTGAATCTGCCCCTTCTGGTGCGAGCCCGTGGTCCGGATGAATTCTGGCGGAAGAGGCGCATCTTCAAGCTGGCAGCG CATTATAGGAGCCGCACCCGCAATGTCTACTCCTTCGCCATCAGGAGTGTCCATAGGGCACTGGCCTACGCCACCAAGGGGCGAAAGCTGAAAAAACTGGACATGGCGCAACTGTGGAGCACACGCGTGGAGGCGGGTTGTCAGCAGTATGGAGTGGGACTGGAAACCTTTAAGGATGGCCTCGCGCGTTCCGATATCCTGCTCAACAA aaAAGTCCTATCCGACCTGGCAATTTGGGAGCCGCGTTCTTTCGAAGCTCTAGTAAAGATCTCCCGCGAGCGGGCAGCTGTCGAGGGAATGCCGGACATCAAGCGCAGATCGGCATTTAACCAGGTTTACGGACTGAGCAACCTGAAGTTGGATTAA